AACTAAAGCGAACACTCCAAGAGGCTTTATTTCTGTTTGATACACTTACTAAGTTAAATAGATAAGTTCTTTTATTGGTAACAATCGTTAAGTTAGTATCAGGTTCTTCCGCAGCAGGTCGAATCCAAACATTATTGCCTCTGATATTTACTTTCCAAGCTAATGGATCACCTATTGCTGCTCCTCCCTCTGTTTCTGTAATGTATTCACTTGGACTAAATTGAATAAGAGTGGTAATTCCTGAAGATACATTTATTCGAGTAATATTATCGGGATTATAAATAACGTTTTTTACCCTATAATCGTATTTTGTGCTTTTGGGTATATCTTCAGCTTGAGTTGTAAATGGAAAGCAGAATAAGCTTAAAAGTAATGAATTGGATAGCAATTTTTTCATTTTAAGTCCCTATTTATCTTTTTTTATTAAATTTTCGGAATCAACACGGTACCCTGTAACTTGAAATCCTAGAGGGTTAATTCTTCTATCTTTTTCTAGTTCTATTTTATGTTTGTAGTCAAAGGAAGCTGTAGCAAGCCAATATGTTGTAGGGATATTTAAATCTGCTTCACCGTTTGAATCTACAACCTGTTTACTAAAACGAATTTGCCCTACATTATTGATAAATGATACAGATAAGATTTGTACTTTGATTTTCT
Above is a genomic segment from Volucribacter amazonae containing:
- a CDS encoding TrbG/VirB9 family P-type conjugative transfer protein, translated to MKKLLSNSLLLSLFCFPFTTQAEDIPKSTKYDYRVKNVIYNPDNITRINVSSGITTLIQFSPSEYITETEGGAAIGDPLAWKVNIRGNNVWIRPAAEEPDTNLTIVTNKRTYLFNLVSVSNRNKASWSVRFSYPEPKKEIINPWAKPCSGGTYNYRYFAKGDKNLFPIEVWDNGIFTCMAIKPGTDMPVVFKKLPDGKEGLVNSHIENGYIVIHEVNPEYRLRLGDLVAGIKTDRLKALGTNFNGTTNGKVRGIINE